AAGTATGATGAGGGATGAAAATAAACAAAAATCCCCTTAGTGAGTCATTTAAATTGAAGATAAAACGCATATGACACATGTTGCATATGTGTTTTGAGGATTATAGTTGTTAGTCATCACATAGAAAGACGAGAATAGAATGGTTAAAATTAACCTCATTCAGACAAATCATAGTCAGATAATATGACAGAGATAACCCTATATAATAAAATAGTTTGATGATATAATAGAGATATGGAAAATGACAAAATAACATCAGGGGAGTTGCAAGACTTTGACCGTGAAATAGAAGGAAACCTAGTCGAGAGGACGCTCAGACCCCAATATTTAGCCCAATATATCGGTCAGGATAAAATCAAGGAACAACTAGATATTTTTATCAAGGCAGCCAAATTACGTGAGGAGTCACTAGACCATGTGCTGCTGTTTGGTCCTCCAGGACTTGGTAAGACAACCATGGCCTTTGTGATAGCAAATGAACTCGGTGTCAATATCAAACAGACATCTGGTCCAGCCATCGAAAAGGCAGGCGATTTAGTCGCGATTCTGAATGAATTAGAGGCTGGAGATGTCCTGTTTATAGATGAAATTCATCGACTACCGATGGCAGTTGAAGAGGTGCTATATAGCGCCATGGAAGACTTCTATATTGATATTATGATTGGTGGAGGAGATGCTAGTCGCAGTGTTCATCTGGAACTACCACCATTTACCTTGATTGGGGCAACCACTCGAGCTGGTATGCTATCCAATCCATTACGTGCACGTTTCGGTATCAATGCCCACATGGCTTATTATGATATTGACGACTTGACAGAAATTGTCACACGAACAGCCGATATTTTTGACGTTGAAATTACGGGAGATGGCGCGCATGAAATTGCTCGCAGGAGCCGTGGGACACCGCGTATTGCCAACAGATTACTCAAGCGAGTCCGAGATTTTGCGCAGATTAAAGGGACAGGTCTTGTCGATGATGAAGTGACACAAAAAGCGCTATTGATGCTAGATGTGGATGCTTCTGGTCTGGATTATGTCGATCAAAAGATCATTAAAACAATGATAGAGATGTACCGTGGTGGGCCTGTTGGCTTGGGGACGCTTGCTGTTAATATCTCGGAAGAACGTGAAACTTTAGAGGATATGTATGAACCGTACTTAATTCAATCAGGCTTCTTGATTCGCACACGTCAAGGGCGCTGTGCAACGGCCAAAGCTTATGCACATTTTGGTTATGAGTACACGGGAGAATAACAGGAGTACGCTAGTTAATTAGATGTTATTTTATCTGACATTAGCCGTTGACTTTTCTTAAAAGGCACTATATAATGAGAAGAGAGATGATGTGACATCTAGGAGGAGTATTCTAGTGAAAGAACGTGAACTAAGGCGCTCGATGGCTGTCTTTCCCATTGGTGCTGTTATGAAATTAACTGATTTGACAGCACGCCAAATTCGTTATTATGAGGATCAAGATCTGATTTTTCCAGCAAGAAATGATGGGAATCGTCGGATGTATTCGCTTAACGATATGGATGTTTTGTTAGAAATTCGAGATTATCTGAATGATGGCTTAAACATCGCAGGGATCAAGAAAGTTTATGAAAAAAGTAAAGCAGAACTTGCAGAAGTTCAAAATAAATCGATAACTGATGCAGAAGTACGCAAGATACTCGAGCACGAGATCTTACAGCAGTCTAGATTTAATAAACCCAGATCGACCTTAAGGTAGGTTTTGGCAGATGAGAGAAACTAAAAGAGATGTTTGTCATGATAGACACTCTTTTTATATGTAGCGAATAAGCTGTAAATGGAATAAAGGAGATACCAGATGGTAACGACTACGACAGATATTTTAAGAGAAGTTGAAGAAAAGAATGTCACATTCTTACGCTTGATGTTCACGGATATTTTAGGGACATTAAAGAATGTTGAAGTACCCGCAACACAAGAGCAGTTAACAAAAATCTTAAATAATAAAATGATGTTTGATGGGTCCTCTATCGAAGGGTTTGTGCGAATCAATGAGTCTGATATGTATCTTTATCCCGATTTAGATACTTGGATTATTTTTCCTTGGGGAGATGAGAATGGCAAAGTAGCAGGCTTGATCTGCGATGTTTATAATCCCGATGGGACCCC
The DNA window shown above is from Lactococcus paracarnosus and carries:
- a CDS encoding MerR family transcriptional regulator yields the protein MKERELRRSMAVFPIGAVMKLTDLTARQIRYYEDQDLIFPARNDGNRRMYSLNDMDVLLEIRDYLNDGLNIAGIKKVYEKSKAELAEVQNKSITDAEVRKILEHEILQQSRFNKPRSTLR
- the ruvB gene encoding Holliday junction branch migration DNA helicase RuvB, yielding MENDKITSGELQDFDREIEGNLVERTLRPQYLAQYIGQDKIKEQLDIFIKAAKLREESLDHVLLFGPPGLGKTTMAFVIANELGVNIKQTSGPAIEKAGDLVAILNELEAGDVLFIDEIHRLPMAVEEVLYSAMEDFYIDIMIGGGDASRSVHLELPPFTLIGATTRAGMLSNPLRARFGINAHMAYYDIDDLTEIVTRTADIFDVEITGDGAHEIARRSRGTPRIANRLLKRVRDFAQIKGTGLVDDEVTQKALLMLDVDASGLDYVDQKIIKTMIEMYRGGPVGLGTLAVNISEERETLEDMYEPYLIQSGFLIRTRQGRCATAKAYAHFGYEYTGE